Part of the Catalinimonas alkaloidigena genome is shown below.
AACTATCGATTATTTGCTGGTAAGCCTCTTTACCATCATGTGATGCATGCACTCATAGCGGTACCAGGCATTCATGAGATTATTATTGATACTGATAGTCCAAACATTATGGAAGATGCTGCGAAGCATTTTCCTCAGGTAAAGCTTTTGGAGAGGCCCGAACATCTTAGAGATGGAGGCATCCCTATGAATGATGTATTGCTTAATATTATCTCTCAGGTTGAAAGTGATTTTTACCTGCAGACGCATAGCACCAATCCATTGTTGAGCAGCAGGTCAATTGACAAGGCAGTTCAATTTTTACTGGAAAACTATCCTATTTACGATTCTCTATTTGGTGTAACCCGTCTACAGACCAGACTGTGGGATAGTTTAGCCAGGCCGGTCAATCACAATGCAGCTATCCTTCTCAGGACACAAGATTTGCCTCCTATTTATGAGGAGAATTCCTGTATCTATATCTTTACAGAAGAAACGCTCAGACAACGTCATAATCGTATAGGAGAAAGGCCTTATCTGTTTGAGATTTCCAAACATGAAGCTCATGATATTGATATTGAAACTGACTTTTTAGTAGCGGAAACACTATATAAAGCACAGCAAAAAAATGCGTAGAGTACTGATAACAGCCCCCTATCTGAAAAATGAAATTCATAAGTTTGAGGAAGAACTTAGAGAGAAAGGGATTGATTTTTTTGTATATCCGGTCAAGGAGCGGGTAGAAGAAGATGAGTTGTTGAAAATCATAGAGCAGTATGAAGGAATAGTATGTGGGGATGACAGGATAACAGCTAAAGTAATTGATCAGGCGAAAAACCTTAAAGTAATCGTTAAATGGGGTACAGGTATAGATTCAATCAATAAAGTTTATGCTGAGGAACATGGAATACCAGTAAGGAATACGCTTAATGCGTTTACTGAGCCAGTTTCGGACTCTGTGCTGGCAATCATGCTGGCTTTTTCCAGAAAGCTTTTTGAATCTGACAGGATTATGAAATCAGGTCAGTGGGAAAAGGCCTTTGGGGTTTGTCTGAGTGAAGTGAGCTTAGGAATTATTGGATTGGGAAATATCGGTAAGGCAGTAGCCCGAAAGATCAAAACATTTGGTACAAAAGTGTATGCAAACGATATTATTGATATCCCTAAAAGTATTGTGGATGAATTAGATGTGGAGATGGTTCCATTGGAGGTTTTACTGGAAAAGTCTGATTTTGTCAATACCTGTTGTACCCTCAATGAGACCAGCCATCATTTGATCAATTCAGATACCCTGGGTAAAATGAAATCTACGGCTTACCTTATCAACGTAGCCAGAGGTCCGATTGTAAAAGAGTCTGATTTGATAAAAGCACTGGAGGAAAAAAGAATAGCTGGAGCTGG
Proteins encoded:
- a CDS encoding phosphoglycerate dehydrogenase; translated protein: MRRVLITAPYLKNEIHKFEEELREKGIDFFVYPVKERVEEDELLKIIEQYEGIVCGDDRITAKVIDQAKNLKVIVKWGTGIDSINKVYAEEHGIPVRNTLNAFTEPVSDSVLAIMLAFSRKLFESDRIMKSGQWEKAFGVCLSEVSLGIIGLGNIGKAVARKIKTFGTKVYANDIIDIPKSIVDELDVEMVPLEVLLEKSDFVNTCCTLNETSHHLINSDTLGKMKSTAYLINVARGPIVKESDLIKALEEKRIAGAGLDVFEHEPLPINSPLRSMDNCILSSHNVNASPKYWNKVHRNTLDMLYEGLGIK
- a CDS encoding cytidylyltransferase domain-containing protein; translation: MSKKVAAIVPMRHNSERVLGKNYRLFAGKPLYHHVMHALIAVPGIHEIIIDTDSPNIMEDAAKHFPQVKLLERPEHLRDGGIPMNDVLLNIISQVESDFYLQTHSTNPLLSSRSIDKAVQFLLENYPIYDSLFGVTRLQTRLWDSLARPVNHNAAILLRTQDLPPIYEENSCIYIFTEETLRQRHNRIGERPYLFEISKHEAHDIDIETDFLVAETLYKAQQKNA